TAAGGAAGCCAGTGGTGGAGAAGATGCGCCGGGACCGCATCAACAGCAGCATCGAGCAGCTAAAGCTCTTGCTAGAGAAGGAGTTCCAGAGACATCAGCCCAACTCGAAGCTGGAGAAGGCTGACATCCTGGAGATGACCGTCAGCTACCTGAAACACAGTAAAGGTGAGTTCTTGGTGTGAGAAAAATCTCCAAATTTCTGACCCTAAGAGCCCATGATTTCCTGATTCCATTTTGGGCTGTCTGTACCTCTAATCTAACTTCATGTTTTTTCCCCCGGCACAGCTTTTGCGTCCTGCCCCAAGAGCTTACAACAGGACTACAGTGAAGGCTACTCTTGGTGTCTCAAAGAAGCGGTCCAGTTCCTGACCTTGCACTCGGCCAACACAGATACCCAGATGAAGCTGCTTTATCATTTCCAGAGGCCGCAGGCATCTCTGACAGCTATTCAAGACTTGaaacctccttcctcctctccgtTGTCCCCTGCTGCCTCGACCAAGCCAGCGCCTGGACAGTCACCTTCTGGCAGTAGTCTCTGGCGGCCCTGGTAGGACCAGGA
This Trichosurus vulpecula isolate mTriVul1 chromosome 2, mTriVul1.pri, whole genome shotgun sequence DNA region includes the following protein-coding sequences:
- the LOC118840050 gene encoding transcription factor HES-5-like; protein product: MAPSSISMDILTPKEKNRLRKPVVEKMRRDRINSSIEQLKLLLEKEFQRHQPNSKLEKADILEMTVSYLKHSKAFASCPKSLQQDYSEGYSWCLKEAVQFLTLHSANTDTQMKLLYHFQRPQASLTAIQDLKPPSSSPLSPAASTKPAPGQSPSGSSLWRPW